From Brassica oleracea var. oleracea cultivar TO1000 chromosome C3, BOL, whole genome shotgun sequence, a single genomic window includes:
- the LOC106327963 gene encoding uncharacterized protein LOC106327963, translated as MTSFSGAGEGVSRRRRDSQSPVHLCLLFIAMFFSYLLLCVSPFIKLLLCGGEKIRSSMRRRQIRRFIEPPLSASLALRLVFSSALSLEVFSAAAVQCFSGKSPDVFFTGDCRTSLGASASSVQIPARTPYSQRSPLFLSPGTDELFHPPFEVPLTSSDTRSESSPWLDLKSFRSFLSLSFPTMMMPAFSLLRSLVGRQQSSLGDSSFNGGGKFSLGYECILGLSADIGPHLPFFWAWPTKLMVKVSFFTSQLKNRVVVRDTIIACMVLNCMTRFVKIFGGFTDVCDLYALPYIYFMKKLLVGSPSHVPCSISFPYFLSMKGEDFSAFTSGKCSSFYAVLLSYVVVCTGPEDASETTLVYLVGENWVSTSLVTNFQLSDFVVKLLSTHSSFAFDVDKYLEYFQISYYLFY; from the coding sequence ATGACTTCCTTTTCTGGCGCCGGTGAAGGCGTTTCTCGCCGGCGCCGGGACTCACAGTCACCGGTCCACCTATGCCTCCTTTTCATAGCTATGTTCTTTTCATACCTTTTACTCTGTGTTTCACCGTTCATAAAGCTGTTATTATGCGGTGGAGAGAAGATCCGAAGCTCTATGCGACGAAGACAGATAAGAAGATTCATAGAACCACCTCTATCGGCCTCACTTGCCCTCAGGTTGGTCTTCTCATCAGCGTTGAGTCTGGAAGTTTTCTCCGCTGCTGCTGTTCAATGCTTTTCGGGTAAAAGCCCCGACGTTTTCTTTACGGGTGACTGTCGTACTTCCTTGGGCGCCAGCGCTTCCTCTGTTCAAATTCCGGCGAGGACTCCATATTCTCAAAGAAGCCCTCTCTTCCTGTCTCCGGGAACCGACGAGCTCTTTCATCCACCGTTTGAGGTGCCCCTTACTTCATCCGACACCAGATCTGAAAGCAGCCCTTGGCTTGATCTGAAGAGTTTCAGAAGCTTCTTATCCCTCTCGTTTCCCACGATGATGATGCCTGCGTTTAGTCTCCTCCGTAGCCTGGTTGGCCGTCAACAAAGCAGTCTCGGTGATAGCTCCTTCAACGGCGGCGGCAAGTTCAGCCTAGGTTACGAGTGCATCTTGGGTCTTTCAGCTGACATTGGGCCTCATTTACCTTTCTTTTGGGCTTGGCCCACTAAACTTATGGTAAAGGTCAGCTTTTTTACTAGTCAATTAAAAAACAGAGTCGTGGTGAGAGACACGATTATAGCATGTATGGTCTTAAACTGTATGACTAGATTTGTAAAGATTTTCGGTGGATTCACCGACGTTTGTGATTTGTACGCATTGCCATATATCTACTTCATGAAGAAATTATTGGTGGGTTCACCAAGTCATGTTCCATGTTCGATTTCATTCCCATACTTCCTTTCTATGAAAGGAGAAGACTTCTCGGCTTTTACGTCGGGTAAGTGTTCCAGCTTTTACGCCGTCTTGTTATCTTATGTAGTGGTCTGTACGGGGCCTGAAGATGCAAGCGAGACTACTTTGGTTTATCTCGTTGGTGAAAACTGGGTCTCAACGTCACTTGTGACTAACTTTCAGCTCTCCGACTTTGTCGTGAAGCTCTTATCGACGCATTCAAGCTTTGCTTTTGATGTAGATAAGTATTTGGAATATTTCCAAATATCTTATTATTTGTTTTATTAA
- the LOC106327962 gene encoding protein TRANSPARENT TESTA 12-like, which produces MDSSQNDGVYQQLLQPQLSPLPESSNGELERVLSDLETPLFPRLRKATMIESKLLFKLAAPAVVVYMINYLMSMSTQIFSGHLGNLELAAASLGNTGIQVFAYGLMLGMGSAVETLCGQAFGGRKYDMVGVYLQRSAVLLTLTGVLLTIIYVFSKPILLFLGESPEIASAASIFVYGLIPQIFAYAMNFPIQKFLQAQSIVSPSAYIATGSLFVHLLLSWLAVYKLGWGLLGASLVLSLSWWIIVVAQFVYIVTSERCRETWRGFSVQAFSGLPSFFKLSAASAVMLCLETWYFQILVLLAGLLENPELALDSLSICMTISGWVFMISVGFNAAISVRVSNELGARNPKSAAFSVIIVNIYSFITCVILAIVILACRDVLSYAFTEGEKVSAAVSELCPLLALTLILNGIQPVLSGVAVGCGWQTFVAKVNVGCYYIIGIPLGALFGFYFKFDAKGIWTGMICGTLIQTVILAWVTFRTDWTKEVEEASKRLDKWSNIKLEVVPE; this is translated from the exons ATGGACTCCTCTCAAAACGATGGCGTATACCAGCAGCTTCTGCAGCCACAGCTTTCTCCGTTGCCGGAATCCAGCAACGGCGAGTTGGAGAGAGTGCTTTCCGATTTAGAAACTCCCTTGTTCCCCCGCCTACGTAAAGCCACCATGATTGAATCTAAACTCCTTTTCAAGCTTGCTGCTCCTGCTGTCGTAGTCTATATGATAAACTACCTCATGTCTATGTCTACTCAAATCTTCTCCGGTCATCTCGGAAACCTAGAATTAGCTGCCGCTTCTCTCGGAAACACAGGAATACAAGTCTTCGCTTACGGTCTCATG CTAGGGATGGGGAGTGCAGTGGAGACGCTGTGTGGACAAGCGTTCGGAGGGAGAAAGTACGATATGGTCGGCGTTTATCTCCAGAGATCCGCCGTGTTGCTCACGCTCACCGGCGTCCTCCTCACAATAATATACGTTTTCTCCAAACCCATTCTGCTTTTCCTTGGAGAGTCGCCGGAGATCGCTTCCGCGGCGTCTATCTTCGTCTACGGCCTTATCCCTCAGATCTTCGCCTACGCGATGAACTTCCCTATCCAAAAGTTCCTCCAGGCGCAAAGCATCGTTTCTCCTAGTGCTTACATTGCAACCGGCAGTCTCTTCGTTCATCTTCTCCTAAGCTGGCTCGCTGTTTACAAGCTCGGGTGGGGTTTACTCGGGGCGTCGCTCGTGCTCAGCCTCTCGTGGTGGATCATAGTGGTGGCTCAGTTCGTTTATATTGTGACGAGTGAACGGTGTCGTGAGACGTGGAGAGGGTTTAGTGTGCAAGCGTTCTCGGGGCTACCGAGTTTCTTTAAACTCTCTGCCGCATCCGCCGTGATGCTTTGCCTTGAGACTTGGTATTTTCAGATCTTGGTTCTTCTCGCCGGACTACTCGAGAATCCGGAACTTGCTCTTGATTCTCTCTCCATTTG CATGACGATTTCAGGATGGGTGTTTATGATCTCTGTTGGATTCAATGCAGCGATAAG TGTAAGAGTGAGCAATGAACTTGGAGCTAGGAATCCTAAATCAGCAGCATTTTCTGTAATCATCGTTAACATATATTCGTTCATCACATGTGTGATCTTAGCCATAGTAATTTTGGCTTGTCGTGACGTTTTGAGTTATGCATTCACTGAGGGTGAAAAAGTATCAGCTGCGGTTTCTGAACTATGTCCACTTCTTGCCTTAACACTTATATTGAATGGAATCCAACCAGTTCTTTCCG GTGTTGCGGTTGGTTGTGGTTGGCAAACGTTTGTGGCAAAAGTCAACGTTGGATGTTACTATATTATTGGAATTCCTCTTGGGGCTCTCTTTGGGTTTTACTTCAAATTCGATGCCAAG GGTATATGGACGGGAATGATATGTGGTACGCTTATACAAACCGTTATATTGGCGTGGGTCACGTTTAGAACGGACTGGACAAAAGAG GTGGAAGAAGCTTCTAAAAGGTTGGACAAATGGAGCAATATAAAACTAGAAGTGGTTCCCGAATGA
- the LOC106332746 gene encoding uncharacterized protein LOC106332746 isoform X1, translated as MMDTFSCNSYEQNHAPFDRHDNDTDIDDPDHDHHDGVQQEESGWTTYLEDFSNQYRTHHEDNDHQDKSSCSILDASPSLVSDAATDAFSGRSFPVNFPVKLKFGKARTKKICEDDSLEDTASSPVNSPKVSQIEHIQTPPRKHEDYVSSSFVMGNMRGMGDHQIQIQEGDEQKLTMMRNLREGNNSNSNNMDLRTRGLCVVPISMLGNFNGRF; from the exons ATGATGGATACATTCTCTTGTAATTCTTATGAACAAAATCACGCTCCTTTCGACCGTCACGATAATGATACTGATATTGATGATCCTGATCATGATCATCATGATGGTGTTCAGCAAGAGGAGAGTGGATGGACAACTTATCTTGAAGATTTCTCAAATCAATACAGAACTCATCATGAAGATAACGATCATCAAGATAAGAGTTCGTGTTCGATTCTGGACGCCTCTCCTTCTCTGGTCTCCGACGCCGCCACTGACGCATTTTCTGGCCGGAGTTTTCCAGTTAATTTTCCGGTGAAATTGAAGTTTGGGAAGGCAAGAACCAAAAAGATTTGTGAGGATGATTCTTTGGAGGATACAGCTAGCTCTCCGGTTAATAGCCCTAAG GTCAGTCAGATTGAACATATTCAGACGCCTCCTAGAAAACATGAGGACTATGTCTCTTCTAGTTTCGTTATG GGAAATATGAGAGGCATGGGGGATCATCAAATCCAAATCCAAGAAGGAGATGAACAAAAGCTGACGATGATGAGGAATCTCAGAGAAGGAAACAACAGTAACAGTAATAATATGGACTTGAGGACTAGAGGATTATGCGTCGTCCCTATTTCCATGTTGGGTAATTTCAATGGCCGCTTCTGA
- the LOC106331844 gene encoding septum-promoting GTP-binding protein 1-like, with the protein MAQSCVKIARTNNLRNLVNRRVLILRRFTRILLSRIVPCAPGKSQSYLLLSRAATPSPSVSRSLPPPVPAVEGEVARRTSVHNHDGSNRRSDSDLVSLKISLLGDPEIGKTCFLAKYVGGEKQVEMRELEKGIHCTDKTLSMGGARISYSIWELQGAEKSRDLVPMACKDSVAILFMFDLTSRCTLNNVISWYQQARRSNQTAIPVMVGTKFDEFIQLPIDLQWTIASQARTYAKALNATLFFSSASYNINVNKIFKFVTAKLFDLPWTVERNLTIGEPIIDY; encoded by the exons ATGGCTCAATCCTGCGTCAAGATCGCTCGAACCAACAATCTCAGGAACCTAGTGAACCGTAGGGTATTGATTCTCCGTCGATTCACGCGCATTCTCTTGAGCAGAATCGTCCCTTGCGCTCCCGGTAAATCACAGAGTTATTTATTGCTGTCACGCGCCGCCACTCCGTCTCCGAGTGTCTCTCGTTCTCTCCCTCCTCCGGTCCCCGCCGTTGAAGGTGAGGTCGCACGCCGCACATCGGTACATAACCACGATGGCAGCAACCGGAGATCGGACTCTGATCTGGTTTCTCTAAAAATAAGCCTCTTAGGAGATCCCGAGATCGGAAAAACTTGCTTCCTG GCGAAGTATGTTGGTGGAGAGAAACAAGTTGAAATGAGAGAATTGGAGAAAGGGATCCATTGTACGGACAAGACGTTATCCATGGGAGGAGCTCGTATTTCCTACAGTATCTGGGAGTTACAAG GAGCTGAGAAATCACGGGATCTAGTCCCCATGGCTTGCAAGGACTCTGTAGCCATTCTCTTCATGTTCGATCTCACCAGTCGTTGCACACTTAACAA TGTGATTAGCTGGTATCAACAAGCTAGAAGGTCTAATCAG ACCGCGATTCCAGTTATGGTAGGAACAAAGTTTGATGAGTTTATTCAGCTCCCTATCGATCTGCAATGGACTATTGCTAGCCAGGCGAGAACCTATGCCAAGGCGCTAAACGCGACTCTCTTCTTCTCGAGTGCTTCTTACAACATAAACGTAAATAAGATCTTCAAGTTTGTGACCGCGAAGCTCTTCGACTTACCATGGACAGTGGAGAGAAATCTCACCATCGGAGAACCAATCATCGACTACTAG
- the LOC106332746 gene encoding uncharacterized protein LOC106332746 isoform X2 yields the protein MMDTFSCNSYEQNHAPFDRHDNDTDIDDPDHDHHDGVQQEESGWTTYLEDFSNQYRTHHEDNDHQDKSSCSILDASPSLVSDAATDAFSGRSFPVNFPVKLKFGKARTKKICEDDSLEDTASSPVNSPKGNMRGMGDHQIQIQEGDEQKLTMMRNLREGNNSNSNNMDLRTRGLCVVPISMLGNFNGRF from the exons ATGATGGATACATTCTCTTGTAATTCTTATGAACAAAATCACGCTCCTTTCGACCGTCACGATAATGATACTGATATTGATGATCCTGATCATGATCATCATGATGGTGTTCAGCAAGAGGAGAGTGGATGGACAACTTATCTTGAAGATTTCTCAAATCAATACAGAACTCATCATGAAGATAACGATCATCAAGATAAGAGTTCGTGTTCGATTCTGGACGCCTCTCCTTCTCTGGTCTCCGACGCCGCCACTGACGCATTTTCTGGCCGGAGTTTTCCAGTTAATTTTCCGGTGAAATTGAAGTTTGGGAAGGCAAGAACCAAAAAGATTTGTGAGGATGATTCTTTGGAGGATACAGCTAGCTCTCCGGTTAATAGCCCTAAG GGAAATATGAGAGGCATGGGGGATCATCAAATCCAAATCCAAGAAGGAGATGAACAAAAGCTGACGATGATGAGGAATCTCAGAGAAGGAAACAACAGTAACAGTAATAATATGGACTTGAGGACTAGAGGATTATGCGTCGTCCCTATTTCCATGTTGGGTAATTTCAATGGCCGCTTCTGA